From Curtobacterium sp. SGAir0471, the proteins below share one genomic window:
- a CDS encoding pyridoxal-phosphate-dependent aminotransferase family protein → MTQPVNPPARLLMGPGPIDADPRVLRALSTPLVGQYDPWMTATMTETQELYRQVFGTRNDATVLVDGTSRAGIEAALVSLLAPGDRVLVPVFGRFGHLLAEIATRAGAEVHTIETEWGQVFPPSVIEDAVRRVRPKVLAVVQGDTSTTMNQPLDELGAICERHGVLLYTDATASVGGNPLETDAWGIDVVSAGLQKCLGGPSGSAPITLSPRAVSVLDGRRSIEAGIREADDVVSDDPIRSNYLDLAMILDYWGPRRLNHHTEAASMLYAANECARILLEEGREAVIERHATAGRAMLAGVEALGLRVFGDVAHKMHNVVAVEIPDDVVGDQVRGAMLEDHGIEIGTSFGPLHGRVWRIGTMGYNARKDTVVRTLAALEHCLRRAGHAVPQGAGVDAALDVHAGPAVDTDRTASIGAPA, encoded by the coding sequence ATGACCCAGCCAGTGAACCCGCCCGCCCGACTCCTCATGGGGCCGGGACCGATCGACGCGGACCCCCGCGTGCTCCGCGCGCTGTCGACCCCGCTCGTCGGGCAGTACGACCCGTGGATGACGGCGACGATGACCGAGACGCAGGAGCTCTACCGCCAGGTCTTCGGGACGCGGAACGACGCCACGGTGCTCGTCGACGGCACCTCCCGCGCGGGCATCGAGGCGGCCCTGGTGTCCCTGCTCGCCCCGGGCGACCGCGTGCTCGTGCCGGTCTTCGGACGCTTCGGGCACCTGCTCGCCGAGATCGCCACGCGTGCCGGTGCCGAGGTGCACACGATCGAGACCGAGTGGGGGCAGGTCTTCCCGCCGTCGGTGATCGAGGACGCCGTGCGCCGGGTCCGGCCGAAGGTCCTGGCAGTGGTGCAGGGCGACACCTCGACGACGATGAACCAGCCGCTCGACGAGCTCGGGGCGATCTGCGAGCGGCACGGCGTGCTGCTCTACACCGACGCCACGGCGAGCGTCGGCGGCAACCCGCTCGAGACCGACGCCTGGGGGATCGACGTCGTGAGCGCCGGCCTGCAGAAGTGCCTGGGCGGGCCCTCCGGCAGCGCGCCGATCACCCTGTCGCCGCGTGCCGTGTCGGTGCTCGACGGCCGCCGGAGCATCGAGGCCGGCATCCGCGAGGCCGACGACGTCGTGTCCGACGACCCGATCCGCTCGAACTACCTCGACCTCGCGATGATCCTCGACTACTGGGGCCCGCGACGACTCAACCACCACACCGAGGCCGCGTCGATGCTCTACGCCGCGAACGAGTGCGCCCGCATCCTGCTCGAGGAGGGGCGCGAAGCCGTGATCGAGCGCCACGCGACCGCCGGTCGGGCGATGCTCGCCGGGGTCGAGGCCCTCGGGCTGCGCGTGTTCGGCGACGTCGCCCACAAGATGCACAACGTCGTCGCCGTGGAGATCCCGGACGACGTCGTGGGCGATCAGGTCCGCGGCGCGATGCTCGAGGACCACGGCATCGAGATCGGCACGTCCTTCGGGCCGCTGCACGGACGGGTCTGGCGCATCGGGACGATGGGCTACAACGCGCGGAAGGACACCGTCGTGCGGACCCTCGCCGCGCTCGAGCACTGCCTGCGCCGCGCCGGCCACGCCGTGCCGCAGGGCGCAGGGGTCGACGCCGCCCTCGACGTGCACGCCGGCCCCGCCGTCGACACCGATCGCACCGCATCCATCGGGGCACCCGCGTGA
- the epsC gene encoding serine O-acetyltransferase EpsC, with product MTRAVRRGVLWRVREDLAAARRGDPAARGDLENAVVYSGLHAIWTHRLTHRLWLARGLPGSRFVARGVAQIARSVTGIEIHPGARIGRRFFIDHGMGVVIGETAVIGDDVLLFHGVTLGGRGGEHGPGQRRHPTVGDRVVLGAGSSLIGAITVGADSVVGANTVVTKDVPAGSVVTGIAGTARPRSGHEGVPTL from the coding sequence GTGACGCGTGCCGTCCGACGTGGCGTGCTGTGGCGGGTCCGGGAGGACCTTGCTGCGGCACGCCGCGGTGACCCCGCCGCCCGGGGCGACCTGGAGAACGCGGTCGTCTACTCGGGGCTGCACGCGATCTGGACCCACCGGCTCACGCACCGGCTCTGGCTCGCGCGGGGCCTCCCCGGCTCGCGGTTCGTCGCCCGGGGGGTCGCGCAGATCGCCCGATCGGTCACCGGCATCGAGATCCACCCCGGGGCGCGCATCGGTCGCCGGTTCTTCATCGACCACGGCATGGGCGTCGTGATCGGGGAGACGGCGGTCATCGGTGACGACGTCCTGCTCTTCCACGGGGTCACCCTCGGCGGGCGTGGCGGGGAACACGGTCCGGGGCAGCGGCGGCACCCGACCGTGGGGGACCGCGTGGTGCTCGGCGCCGGGTCGTCGTTGATCGGCGCGATCACGGTGGGCGCGGACTCGGTCGTCGGGGCGAACACGGTCGTCACGAAGGACGTTCCCGCGGGCTCCGTGGTCACCGGCATCGCCGGGACCGCCAGGCCGAGGTCCGGGCACGAGGGCGTCCCGACGCTCTGA
- a CDS encoding SRPBCC family protein, with amino-acid sequence MTVAFRVVTEIAAPVERVFALSLDIGAHERSMADTDERAVAGTTTGTIGLGESVTWRARHFGVVWSMTSRITAMEAPGRFVDEQVRGPFAQFRHEHRFEPSVVGTRMVDEIVFRAPLGPLGWLAERIALARYLPRLIAARNAALRDELERGDPPPRRGDGRRHDRDDRDDGQRAASSPSAS; translated from the coding sequence GTGACGGTCGCCTTCCGCGTCGTCACCGAGATCGCCGCTCCGGTCGAGCGCGTCTTCGCGCTGTCGCTCGACATCGGCGCGCACGAGCGATCGATGGCCGACACCGATGAACGCGCCGTTGCCGGCACGACGACCGGCACGATCGGGCTCGGGGAGAGCGTCACGTGGCGCGCGCGGCACTTCGGGGTCGTCTGGTCGATGACGAGCAGGATCACCGCCATGGAGGCTCCGGGTCGCTTCGTCGACGAGCAGGTGCGTGGTCCGTTCGCACAGTTCCGGCACGAGCACCGGTTCGAGCCGTCGGTCGTCGGCACGCGCATGGTGGACGAGATCGTCTTCCGGGCACCGCTCGGTCCGCTCGGGTGGCTGGCCGAGCGGATCGCGCTCGCCCGGTACCTGCCGCGGCTGATCGCCGCGCGGAACGCAGCGCTGCGCGACGAGCTCGAGCGGGGCGACCCGCCGCCGCGGCGCGGCGACGGGCGCCGACACGACCGCGACGACCGCGACGACGGTCAGCGAGCGGCGAGCTCCCCGAGCGCGTCGTAG
- a CDS encoding GNAT family N-acetyltransferase gives MLPVTLRTDRLVLSAPGPADVEAVVAYANDPDVIAFTPVPVPYGHAEAHRFLEQVDAGWRDDTRYDFGIRRADDPRLLGTVGVFGFADGAGEIGYALHPDGRGHGFVTEAAARVLDWAFAAPPTGLGLVRVQWRALGTNAASAATARRIGMRFEGRSRSAVVHRGVRHDQLLAAVLRDDDRSTPTDWPTP, from the coding sequence GTGCTCCCCGTGACGCTCCGCACCGACCGGCTCGTGCTCTCCGCTCCGGGTCCGGCCGATGTCGAGGCCGTCGTCGCGTACGCGAACGACCCCGACGTGATCGCCTTCACCCCGGTCCCGGTGCCGTACGGTCACGCCGAGGCGCACCGGTTCCTCGAGCAGGTCGATGCCGGGTGGCGCGACGACACCCGCTACGACTTCGGGATCCGACGAGCGGACGACCCACGGTTGCTCGGCACGGTCGGCGTGTTCGGCTTCGCGGACGGCGCCGGCGAGATCGGCTACGCACTGCACCCCGACGGCCGCGGGCACGGGTTCGTGACCGAGGCCGCAGCGCGCGTACTGGATTGGGCCTTCGCAGCCCCGCCGACCGGGCTGGGTCTGGTGCGGGTGCAGTGGCGCGCGCTCGGCACGAACGCGGCCTCGGCCGCGACCGCCCGGCGGATCGGCATGCGGTTCGAGGGCCGGTCCCGCTCCGCCGTCGTGCACCGCGGGGTGCGCCACGACCAACTGCTCGCCGCCGTGCTGCGGGACGACGACCGGAGCACGCCGACGGACTGGCCGACGCCGTGA
- a CDS encoding MurR/RpiR family transcriptional regulator yields MSAVPDVRARVDAVWDRLSPAERRVAAMVRHDPELLLVGTSAELAAESGTSKATVSRLVRSLGFQDAAEVRQELMSARGSGLPWAAEDAAHVDQRAVEARNLDAAFASLARADRVRLARRIVRARRVLVFGERGAHPVAMQLRSQLAQVRPDVRIGPAPGQRLGEEVADLDRRDLVVLVTVRRHAAGAERLVRHCVATGADVVVLGDPTAAVIAAPAATAVLCPVDSPSAFDSMAALFAVVAAIANDVYEASGPAGRARVDAVAAAYDALGELAAR; encoded by the coding sequence GTGAGCGCCGTGCCCGACGTCCGCGCCCGGGTCGACGCGGTCTGGGACCGGCTGTCGCCCGCCGAACGCCGGGTCGCCGCGATGGTCCGCCACGACCCGGAGCTGCTGCTCGTCGGCACCTCCGCCGAGCTCGCGGCCGAGTCGGGTACCTCGAAGGCCACGGTGTCGCGGCTCGTCCGCTCCCTGGGGTTCCAGGACGCGGCCGAGGTCCGGCAGGAACTCATGTCCGCGCGGGGCAGCGGCCTGCCCTGGGCGGCCGAGGACGCCGCGCACGTCGATCAGCGCGCTGTCGAGGCGCGGAACCTCGACGCCGCGTTCGCCTCACTCGCGCGGGCGGACCGCGTCCGACTCGCCCGCCGCATCGTCCGTGCCCGTCGGGTGCTCGTCTTCGGGGAACGCGGTGCCCACCCCGTCGCCATGCAGCTCCGGTCGCAGCTGGCGCAGGTGCGTCCGGACGTGCGGATCGGTCCGGCTCCGGGGCAGCGTCTGGGCGAGGAGGTCGCCGACCTCGACCGGCGGGACCTCGTCGTGCTCGTCACCGTCCGGCGCCACGCGGCGGGTGCCGAGCGGCTCGTCCGGCACTGCGTCGCGACCGGTGCCGACGTGGTCGTCCTCGGGGACCCGACGGCGGCGGTGATCGCGGCTCCCGCGGCGACCGCGGTGCTCTGCCCGGTGGACTCGCCGTCGGCGTTCGACTCGATGGCGGCGCTCTTCGCGGTCGTCGCAGCGATCGCGAACGACGTGTACGAGGCCTCCGGACCGGCGGGTCGTGCCCGCGTGGACGCCGTCGCCGCTGCCTACGACGCGCTCGGGGAGCTCGCCGCTCGCTGA
- a CDS encoding allantoate amidohydrolase — MTPATGPSTTEAPAAPGAPTASARAIADAATIVRWCDTLAEISQDEGRTTRVYLSPEHARVNAVVAEWMQDAGLRTWQDAAGNLHGIVDGATPDAPVLLLGSHLDTVVDAGRYDGVVGVLMAIRTAARLAASGPLPFALQVIAFSDEEGTRFGKALLGSSAVAGVWDDAWWDLEDGDGTTLRQAFTDFGLDPARVGEAALRPERLVGYLEAHIEQGPYLEQAGQALGVVTSIASARRFSVEAVGEARHAGGTPYERRHDALLAAAEAALAVERICRAEQHVGTVGTMSVEPGAVNVVPGLARFSVDLRGEFDEGRDRVWESITAAFDEIGARRGVTVAPTEVHRAPAVFCAPALMDAVRAGIAATGEVAPAELFSRAGHDAMSLGLVTDVAMLFLRNPDGISHHPDEFVSEDDVALGLDALAVAVERIADDRAETR, encoded by the coding sequence GTGACGCCGGCGACCGGACCCTCGACCACCGAGGCACCCGCGGCACCGGGAGCACCGACGGCGAGCGCCCGCGCGATCGCCGACGCCGCGACGATCGTCCGGTGGTGCGACACCCTCGCCGAGATCTCGCAGGACGAAGGACGCACCACCCGCGTGTACCTGTCCCCGGAGCACGCCCGGGTGAACGCGGTGGTCGCGGAGTGGATGCAGGACGCCGGACTCCGCACCTGGCAGGACGCCGCCGGCAACCTGCACGGCATCGTCGACGGCGCGACGCCGGACGCCCCCGTGCTGCTGCTCGGCTCACACCTCGACACCGTGGTCGACGCCGGTCGCTACGACGGCGTCGTCGGGGTGCTCATGGCGATCCGCACCGCGGCCCGGCTCGCCGCGTCCGGGCCGCTGCCCTTCGCGCTGCAGGTCATCGCGTTCTCCGACGAAGAGGGAACGCGGTTCGGCAAGGCCCTGCTCGGGTCCTCCGCGGTCGCCGGGGTCTGGGACGACGCCTGGTGGGACCTCGAGGACGGTGACGGCACCACGCTCCGGCAGGCCTTCACCGACTTCGGGCTCGACCCCGCCCGCGTCGGCGAGGCGGCACTGCGCCCGGAGCGACTCGTCGGCTACCTCGAGGCGCACATCGAGCAGGGTCCGTACCTGGAGCAGGCCGGTCAGGCGCTCGGCGTCGTCACGAGCATCGCGAGTGCCCGACGGTTCTCCGTCGAGGCGGTCGGCGAGGCCCGGCACGCCGGCGGCACGCCGTACGAGCGGCGGCACGACGCCCTGCTCGCCGCGGCCGAGGCGGCGCTCGCCGTCGAACGGATCTGCCGTGCCGAGCAGCACGTCGGGACCGTCGGGACGATGTCGGTGGAACCCGGAGCGGTCAACGTCGTCCCGGGGCTCGCCCGGTTCAGCGTCGACCTGCGCGGCGAGTTCGACGAGGGCCGTGACCGCGTCTGGGAGTCCATAACGGCCGCGTTCGACGAGATCGGGGCCCGCCGGGGGGTGACGGTGGCGCCGACCGAGGTGCACCGCGCACCGGCGGTGTTCTGCGCCCCGGCGTTGATGGACGCCGTCCGCGCCGGGATCGCCGCGACGGGAGAGGTCGCGCCGGCCGAGCTGTTCTCGCGCGCCGGGCACGACGCGATGTCCCTCGGACTCGTCACCGACGTGGCGATGCTGTTCCTCCGCAACCCGGACGGCATCAGCCACCACCCCGACGAGTTCGTCTCCGAGGACGACGTCGCACTCGGCCTCGACGCCCTGGCCGTGGCCGTCGAGCGCATCGCCGACGACCGGGCGGAAACCCGGTGA
- a CDS encoding PDDEXK nuclease domain-containing protein — MVRGDRRAVRVVSERPPPQHQERRPRATRCRQHELQPPARRGRSRPGAADDPRSVRPRLPRGGRRPRRANAGGGDDDPDRRDAPGARRGFAFVGRQVHFEVEGSDFFVDLLFFHVEQLRYVVVELKTGAFRPENLGQLTYYVALVDDRLRRDHHAETVGLLLVGGKNDAVVRYALSAANAPVGVASYELLPPDLQRSLPTEAQLRRALLGGE; from the coding sequence GTGGTACGCGGCGACCGCCGCGCAGTCCGGGTGGTCTCGGAACGTCCTCCGCCACAACATCAGGAGCGGCGCCCACGAGCGACACGGTGCCGCCAGCACGAACTTCAGCCGCCTGCTCGACGCGGACGGAGCCGACCTGGCGCAGCAGATGACCCGCGATCCGTACGTCCTCGACTTCCTCGCGGTGGACGGCGACCGCGACGAGCGAACGCTGGAGGCGGCGATGACGACCCGGATCGCCGAGACGCTCCGGGAGCTCGGCGAGGGTTCGCGTTCGTCGGACGCCAGGTCCACTTCGAGGTCGAGGGCAGCGACTTCTTCGTCGACCTCCTCTTCTTCCACGTCGAGCAGCTGCGCTACGTGGTCGTGGAGCTCAAGACCGGCGCCTTCCGGCCGGAGAACCTCGGCCAGCTCACCTACTACGTCGCCCTCGTCGACGACCGACTGCGCCGCGACCACCACGCCGAGACCGTCGGGCTCCTGCTCGTCGGCGGCAAGAACGACGCCGTCGTCCGCTACGCACTCAGCGCGGCGAACGCACCGGTGGGTGTCGCGTCCTACGAACTCCTGCCGCCCGACCTACAGCGATCACTGCCGACGGAGGCGCAGTTGCGGCGTGCGCTGCTCGGCGGCGAGTAG
- a CDS encoding MmcQ/YjbR family DNA-binding protein, whose translation MDGAALHEVTFRTALALPAVEETQPFGEHSVVHKVVGRMFVLATTLRGVPIVNLKCAPPHAAALVRDHAEITPGWHMDKRHWITLSPGDGLDETMVEDLVANSYDLVVAGLPRARRPLDPGAGRRAGDSDATAGEDLRDVADDLRGEPVSRVEHGAGPLG comes from the coding sequence GTGGACGGCGCAGCACTGCACGAGGTGACCTTCCGGACGGCCCTCGCGCTCCCCGCGGTCGAGGAGACGCAGCCCTTCGGCGAGCACTCCGTCGTCCACAAGGTGGTCGGGCGGATGTTCGTCCTCGCGACGACGCTGCGCGGCGTCCCGATCGTCAACCTCAAGTGTGCTCCGCCGCACGCGGCGGCCCTCGTGCGCGACCACGCCGAGATCACTCCGGGGTGGCACATGGACAAGCGGCACTGGATCACGCTCTCGCCGGGCGACGGACTCGACGAGACGATGGTCGAGGACCTCGTCGCGAACTCGTACGACCTCGTGGTCGCCGGCCTCCCGAGGGCCCGACGCCCGCTCGATCCCGGCGCAGGACGTCGTGCCGGTGACTCAGACGCGACCGCGGGCGAGGACCTTCGAGACGTCGCGGACGACCTTCGGGGCGAGCCGGTCTCCCGAGTCGAGCACGGCGCGGGCCCGCTCGGGTGA
- the cysK gene encoding cysteine synthase A encodes MTGTIYDNISQAFGNTPLVRLNRLPKADGAEVLAKLEFYNPGSSVKDRLGVAIIDAAEESGELRPGGTIVEGSSGNTGIALALVGAARGYRVVITMPETMSVERRALIRAFGAEIVLTPGSEGMKGAVARAGQIVDETPGAILAHQFETPANAAIHRKTTAEEILRDTEGHVDVFVAGVGTGGTITGVGQVLKERVPGVQIVAVEPKDSPLLTEGKAGPHKIQGIGANFVPEVLDRDVIDEVFDVELDDALRVARALGTEEGILSGISSGAIIHAAVEIAARPENAGKRVVAIVCDTGERYLSTPLFEGLTA; translated from the coding sequence ATGACCGGCACCATCTACGACAACATCTCGCAGGCGTTCGGCAACACCCCGCTCGTCCGGCTCAACCGCCTGCCGAAGGCCGACGGTGCCGAGGTGCTCGCGAAGCTCGAGTTCTACAACCCGGGCTCCAGCGTGAAGGACCGCCTCGGCGTCGCGATCATCGACGCGGCCGAGGAGTCCGGCGAACTGCGCCCGGGCGGCACGATCGTCGAGGGCTCGTCGGGCAACACCGGCATCGCGCTCGCCCTGGTCGGCGCCGCACGTGGCTACCGCGTCGTCATCACGATGCCCGAGACGATGAGCGTCGAGCGGCGGGCCCTGATCCGAGCCTTCGGCGCCGAGATCGTCCTGACCCCGGGCTCCGAGGGCATGAAGGGCGCCGTGGCCCGCGCCGGCCAGATCGTCGACGAGACCCCCGGCGCGATCCTGGCCCACCAGTTCGAGACGCCGGCGAACGCCGCGATCCACCGGAAGACCACGGCGGAGGAGATCCTCCGCGACACCGAGGGTCACGTCGACGTCTTCGTCGCCGGCGTCGGCACCGGCGGCACCATCACGGGTGTCGGGCAGGTGCTCAAGGAGCGCGTGCCCGGCGTGCAGATCGTCGCCGTCGAGCCCAAGGACTCCCCGCTGCTGACCGAGGGGAAGGCCGGCCCGCACAAGATCCAGGGCATCGGTGCCAACTTCGTGCCCGAGGTCCTCGACCGCGACGTCATCGACGAGGTGTTCGACGTCGAGCTCGACGACGCGCTCCGGGTCGCCCGCGCGCTCGGTACCGAGGAGGGCATCCTGTCGGGCATCTCGTCCGGCGCGATCATCCACGCGGCCGTCGAGATCGCCGCCCGCCCGGAGAACGCCGGCAAGCGCGTCGTCGCGATCGTGTGCGACACCGGTGAGCGCTACCTGTCCACGCCGCTGTTCGAGGGGCTCACTGCGTGA
- a CDS encoding MOSC domain-containing protein, giving the protein MSHITAVCRVDQLLRDSGTIGITAIDKRPVDGPVRVRPLGLHADVQADRKHHGGEDQAVYAYADEDAAYFAEVLGRDVPPGLFGENLRTSDVDVTGAVTGERWRIGETLELEVTIPRVPCGTFARRMGVPGWVKRFAAENRPGAYLRVLHSGPVAAGDRVVVTHRPEHGVTIGEISAGLSPERARAVLDSGDRLAPKVVRDVSKVLARGRV; this is encoded by the coding sequence ATGAGCCACATCACCGCCGTCTGCCGCGTCGACCAGCTGCTCCGCGACTCGGGCACGATCGGGATCACCGCGATCGACAAGCGTCCGGTGGACGGCCCCGTCCGCGTCCGCCCGCTCGGGCTCCACGCGGACGTGCAGGCGGACCGGAAGCACCACGGCGGCGAGGACCAGGCGGTCTACGCCTACGCCGACGAGGACGCCGCGTACTTCGCCGAGGTCCTGGGGCGCGACGTCCCGCCGGGCCTGTTCGGCGAGAACCTGCGCACGAGCGACGTCGACGTGACCGGCGCCGTGACGGGCGAGCGGTGGCGGATCGGCGAGACGCTCGAACTCGAGGTGACGATCCCCCGGGTGCCCTGCGGCACCTTCGCGCGCCGGATGGGGGTCCCCGGGTGGGTGAAGCGGTTCGCAGCGGAGAACCGTCCGGGCGCCTACCTGCGGGTCCTGCACAGCGGACCGGTGGCGGCGGGCGACCGCGTGGTCGTGACGCACCGACCGGAGCACGGCGTCACGATCGGGGAGATCTCCGCCGGGCTGTCACCCGAGCGGGCCCGCGCCGTGCTCGACTCGGGAGACCGGCTCGCCCCGAAGGTCGTCCGCGACGTCTCGAAGGTCCTCGCCCGCGGTCGCGTCTGA
- a CDS encoding RNA polymerase sigma factor — MPYQPLADLDDAVLVGRSSDGDVRAFEVLIRRYTPLLRAYARRTLGSTDELDDVVQETFITAWGRLDALEDGAKVKSWLMRILSRKCIDRIRARREHLDVTELEVEAPRDDAPERVAEARSREEAVETALAELPEAQRRCWVMKEVLEYRYEDIAEELDLPVSTVRGLLSRARKNMIRLMEAWR, encoded by the coding sequence GTGCCGTACCAGCCCCTCGCCGACCTCGACGACGCCGTCCTCGTGGGCCGCTCGTCCGACGGCGACGTCCGGGCGTTCGAGGTCCTCATCCGGCGGTACACGCCGCTGCTCCGTGCCTACGCACGGCGCACCCTCGGATCGACCGACGAACTCGACGACGTCGTGCAGGAGACCTTCATCACCGCGTGGGGCCGCCTCGACGCCCTCGAGGACGGCGCCAAGGTCAAGTCGTGGCTCATGCGCATCCTCAGCCGCAAGTGCATCGACCGCATCCGTGCGCGGCGTGAGCACCTGGACGTCACCGAGCTCGAGGTCGAGGCGCCGCGGGACGACGCCCCGGAGCGGGTCGCCGAGGCCCGGTCGCGCGAGGAGGCCGTCGAGACCGCCCTGGCTGAGCTGCCGGAGGCACAGCGGCGGTGCTGGGTGATGAAGGAGGTGCTCGAGTACCGCTACGAGGACATCGCCGAGGAACTCGACCTGCCGGTGTCGACGGTGCGCGGCCTGCTCTCGCGCGCGAGGAAGAACATGATCCGTCTCATGGAGGCATGGCGATGA
- a CDS encoding dipeptidase yields MTFDSLAFPVIDGHNDLPWERRESHDSGVEGIDTEQGTLHTDLPKLRAGGVVGQFWSVFVPSDDPDPVRTTLQQIDTAHRIVARYPDDLTFVRTAAELRATVDAGRIASLLGAEGGHSIGDDLAVLRSFARLGVRYMTLTHNDDTTWADSATGVRAHGGLTDRGREVVAEMERIGMLVDLSHTAPATMRDTLDVATQPVVFSHSSTVAVDDHPRNVPDDVLVRLGDNGGVVMITFVPKFVSRAWADWEEAGSEGEPPLVTVADVADHVDHAREVAGARHIGLGGDYDGTPVLPPDLRDVSRYPVLAEELRRRGWGDDDLRALAGGNVLRVLEATDERFAGSALH; encoded by the coding sequence ATGACGTTCGACTCCCTCGCCTTCCCGGTCATCGACGGACACAACGACCTGCCCTGGGAGCGTCGCGAGTCCCACGACTCCGGCGTCGAGGGCATCGACACCGAGCAGGGGACGCTGCACACCGACCTGCCGAAGCTCCGGGCCGGTGGGGTCGTCGGTCAGTTCTGGTCGGTGTTCGTGCCGTCCGACGACCCGGATCCCGTGCGGACCACGCTGCAGCAGATCGACACCGCGCACCGGATCGTCGCGCGGTACCCGGACGACCTGACGTTCGTGCGGACCGCCGCCGAGCTGCGTGCCACCGTCGATGCCGGACGCATCGCGTCGTTGCTCGGTGCCGAGGGCGGCCACTCGATCGGCGACGACCTCGCGGTGCTCCGGTCGTTCGCCCGGCTGGGTGTCCGCTACATGACGCTGACGCACAACGACGACACGACCTGGGCGGACTCGGCCACCGGTGTCCGGGCGCACGGGGGCCTGACCGACCGCGGCCGCGAGGTCGTCGCCGAGATGGAGCGGATCGGCATGCTCGTCGACCTGTCCCACACCGCACCGGCGACGATGCGCGACACCCTCGACGTCGCGACGCAGCCGGTCGTCTTCAGCCACTCGTCGACCGTCGCCGTCGACGACCACCCGCGGAACGTCCCCGACGACGTGCTCGTCCGACTCGGAGACAACGGCGGCGTCGTGATGATCACGTTCGTGCCGAAGTTCGTCTCGCGCGCGTGGGCGGACTGGGAGGAAGCCGGCTCCGAGGGGGAGCCGCCGCTCGTCACCGTGGCGGACGTCGCCGACCACGTCGACCACGCCCGCGAGGTCGCGGGGGCGCGCCACATCGGGCTCGGCGGCGACTACGACGGCACACCGGTGCTGCCGCCGGACCTGCGGGACGTGTCGCGGTACCCGGTGCTCGCGGAGGAGCTCCGCCGCCGCGGCTGGGGCGACGACGACCTGCGGGCGCTCGCCGGCGGGAACGTGCTGCGGGTGCTCGAGGCGACGGACGAGCGGTTCGCGGGGAGCGCGCTGCACTGA